Proteins encoded by one window of Streptomyces sp. ALI-76-A:
- a CDS encoding aldo/keto reductase, producing METTRTTTGTTARTSTGTTTRTLGRSGIEVSALGFGCWAIGGEWQDAHGQPLGWGKVDDEESVRAIRRALDLGVTFFDTADTYGAGHSERVLGRALGKRRDDVVVATKWGNVFDERTRTLTGADDTPAYARRALTASLTRLGTDHVDLHQLHLSDADPARAAELRDICEEFVREGLIRAYAWSTDDPARAAVFAAGEHCTAVQHAVNVLRDAPEMIALCEESGLASVNRSPLAMGLLTGKRRTGEALESGDIRSRPPAWLPGFDEGSGAAPDWLARVDALKDVLTSDGRTLAQGALGWLWARSPRTVPIPGFRSVAQAEQNAGALEKGPLTAGQLAEIDQILGR from the coding sequence ATGGAGACCACAAGGACGACCACCGGGACGACAGCGCGCACGAGCACCGGGACGACCACACGGACACTGGGCCGCAGCGGCATCGAGGTCAGCGCGCTCGGCTTCGGCTGCTGGGCGATCGGCGGAGAGTGGCAGGACGCCCACGGACAGCCGCTGGGCTGGGGAAAGGTCGACGACGAGGAGTCCGTACGGGCGATCCGGCGCGCCCTCGACCTCGGCGTCACCTTCTTCGACACGGCGGACACCTACGGCGCCGGCCACAGCGAACGCGTCCTCGGCCGGGCCCTCGGCAAGCGCCGGGACGACGTGGTCGTCGCCACCAAGTGGGGCAACGTCTTCGACGAGCGGACCCGCACGCTCACCGGCGCCGACGACACCCCCGCCTACGCCCGACGTGCCCTGACGGCGTCACTCACCCGCCTCGGCACCGACCACGTCGACCTCCATCAACTGCACCTGTCCGACGCCGATCCCGCCCGCGCGGCCGAACTGCGCGACATCTGCGAGGAGTTCGTGCGGGAGGGCCTGATCCGCGCGTACGCCTGGAGCACCGACGACCCGGCCCGCGCCGCCGTGTTCGCGGCCGGGGAGCACTGCACGGCCGTACAGCACGCGGTCAACGTGCTGCGGGACGCCCCCGAGATGATCGCCCTGTGCGAGGAGTCGGGGCTGGCGAGCGTCAACCGCAGTCCGCTGGCCATGGGGCTGCTGACCGGGAAGCGCCGGACCGGGGAGGCGCTGGAGTCCGGGGACATCCGCAGCCGGCCGCCGGCCTGGCTCCCGGGCTTCGACGAGGGCTCCGGCGCGGCTCCCGACTGGCTCGCCCGCGTCGACGCGCTGAAGGACGTGCTCACCAGCGACGGCCGGACGCTCGCCCAGGGTGCCCTCGGCTGGCTGTGGGCGCGCAGTCCGCGCACGGTTCCGATCCCCGGCTTCCGCTCGGTCGCCCAGGCCGAACAGAACGCGGGCGCGCTGGAGAAGGGGCCGCTCACCGCCGGGCAGCTGGCCGAGATCGACCAGATCCTCGGCCGGTGA
- a CDS encoding nuclear transport factor 2 family protein → MTIQTAKLSDPAVRAFVNAVNAHDREAFLALLAPGATMADDGTDRDLAEWIDREIFFTHGRIEVDNESRGGRALLARHRNDTWGEMRTRWSFTIGEDGRISRFETGQA, encoded by the coding sequence ATGACGATTCAGACAGCCAAGCTGAGCGACCCGGCCGTCCGGGCCTTCGTCAACGCCGTCAACGCCCATGACCGGGAGGCCTTCCTGGCACTCCTCGCCCCCGGGGCGACCATGGCGGACGACGGCACCGACCGCGACCTCGCCGAGTGGATCGACCGGGAGATCTTCTTCACCCACGGTCGCATCGAGGTCGACAACGAGTCCCGGGGCGGCCGTGCCCTCCTCGCTCGCCACCGCAACGACACCTGGGGCGAGATGCGCACCCGCTGGAGCTTCACGATCGGCGAGGACGGCAGGATCTCCCGCTTCGAGACCGGCCAGGCGTGA
- a CDS encoding histidine kinase: MPRGFLRPDRQQRDTLPPQLAFAIVLMVLCGFVLIAVLNVIGSDPGPLLLVGCIVSSVALFAIQTVHSYPGTERFRERYGVWTLLAQVVLTYVPMLFFGVTWGGMGGFLAGSCLLIIAAPACWVAFGAVVAVTGLAAVLEGIGWVDSSYLVVSTVLTGLIVYGLTRLSNLVAEVHRAREELAEMAVARERLRFARDLHDLLGFGLSAITLKSELTFRLVATRPERAREELVAILQISRQALADVRSVARGYREMSLDAEAASAEDVLGAAEIEARIDLDCGPVAALAGTVLATVIREGVTNVLRHSKAQHCVIEARAATGPDGALVRLVLSNDGAEETRRTGSQDGGSGLGNLRTRVEEIGGRLTAGVDAEGWFRLVAEVPRTPAAQVNQSAS; encoded by the coding sequence ATGCCGCGCGGATTCTTGCGTCCCGACAGACAGCAGCGTGACACTCTCCCTCCACAACTGGCCTTCGCCATCGTCCTGATGGTGCTGTGCGGGTTCGTCCTCATCGCCGTGCTCAACGTGATCGGCAGTGATCCGGGACCCTTGTTGCTGGTGGGCTGCATCGTCTCCAGCGTCGCGCTGTTCGCCATCCAGACCGTGCACAGCTATCCGGGCACCGAGCGGTTCCGGGAGCGCTACGGCGTCTGGACGCTGCTCGCCCAGGTCGTGCTGACGTACGTCCCCATGCTGTTCTTCGGGGTGACCTGGGGCGGCATGGGCGGATTCCTTGCAGGATCGTGCCTGCTGATCATCGCGGCACCGGCCTGCTGGGTGGCGTTCGGCGCGGTCGTGGCGGTGACCGGGCTGGCCGCGGTCCTGGAGGGCATCGGCTGGGTGGACTCCTCCTACCTCGTCGTGTCCACCGTGCTCACCGGTCTCATCGTCTACGGCCTCACCCGGTTGTCCAACCTGGTGGCCGAAGTGCACCGGGCGCGCGAGGAGCTGGCGGAGATGGCGGTGGCGCGGGAGCGGCTGCGGTTCGCCCGGGACCTGCACGACCTGCTGGGCTTCGGGCTGTCCGCCATCACGCTCAAGAGCGAGCTGACGTTCCGCCTGGTGGCGACCCGGCCCGAGCGGGCCCGCGAGGAACTCGTCGCCATCCTGCAGATATCCCGGCAGGCCCTCGCCGACGTGCGCTCGGTGGCCCGCGGCTACCGCGAGATGTCCCTGGACGCCGAGGCCGCCTCCGCGGAGGACGTGCTCGGCGCGGCCGAGATCGAGGCCCGGATCGACCTGGACTGCGGCCCGGTGGCCGCGCTGGCGGGGACGGTGCTGGCCACGGTGATCCGCGAGGGCGTCACCAACGTCCTGCGGCACAGCAAGGCCCAGCACTGTGTCATCGAGGCCCGTGCGGCGACCGGCCCCGACGGCGCCCTGGTCCGCCTGGTCCTGTCCAACGACGGCGCCGAGGAGACCCGCCGCACCGGCTCCCAGGACGGCGGCAGCGGCCTGGGCAACCTCCGCACGCGTGTGGAGGAGATCGGCGGCCGGCTCACCGCGGGCGTCGACGCCGAGGGCTGGTTCCGCCTGGTGGCGGAGGTCCCCCGCACCCCGGCCGCGCAGGTGAACCAGTCCGCGTCCTGA
- a CDS encoding response regulator transcription factor, with translation MIRIVIAEDMHMVRGALVALLEMEPDLKVVAQFDSGDRLVPTALELRPDVAIVDIDLPGLDGLSAADQLRTAVPTCRVLILTSLGRPGTFRRAMAAKVSGFLLKDAPPDQLADAVRKVAAGGRVIDPQLALAAWEVEENPLTRREVEVMRLAADGAEAMEIATRLFLSIGTVRNYLTSAVTKLNARNRVDAIRIAQDNGWLT, from the coding sequence TTGATCCGCATCGTGATCGCCGAGGACATGCACATGGTGCGCGGTGCCCTGGTGGCGCTGCTGGAGATGGAACCCGATCTGAAGGTGGTCGCCCAGTTCGATTCCGGGGACCGGCTGGTGCCCACCGCGCTGGAGCTGCGGCCGGACGTCGCGATCGTGGACATCGACCTGCCCGGGCTCGACGGGCTCAGCGCGGCCGACCAGTTGCGCACGGCGGTGCCGACCTGCCGGGTGCTGATCCTGACGAGCCTCGGCCGGCCGGGTACGTTCCGGCGGGCCATGGCGGCGAAAGTGTCCGGATTTCTGCTGAAGGACGCCCCGCCGGACCAACTGGCCGACGCGGTACGCAAGGTGGCGGCGGGGGGCCGGGTGATCGACCCCCAACTGGCGCTGGCCGCTTGGGAGGTGGAGGAGAACCCGCTGACCCGGCGGGAGGTCGAGGTGATGAGACTGGCCGCCGACGGAGCGGAGGCGATGGAGATCGCGACCCGCCTCTTCCTCTCCATCGGTACCGTGCGCAACTACCTGACCAGCGCGGTCACCAAGCTCAACGCCCGCAACCGGGTGGACGCGATCAGGATCGCCCAGGACAACGGGTGGCTGACGTGA
- a CDS encoding MazG-like family protein, whose translation MTDQATSRATSQAASPAASPEPAEDLPGPPLDLWNRIDELYAWLEDNRPVGGEQSRLLQMLKLSEEVGEVAEAVIGATGQNPRKGFSHTWEDVQGELCDVVITALVALRTLTPDTREVFTRHLARVTERSLG comes from the coding sequence ATGACTGATCAGGCCACCTCCCGGGCCACTTCTCAGGCCGCCTCCCCGGCCGCCTCCCCCGAGCCGGCCGAGGACCTTCCCGGACCGCCCCTGGACCTGTGGAACCGCATCGACGAGCTGTACGCCTGGTTGGAGGACAACCGGCCGGTCGGGGGCGAGCAGAGCCGGCTGCTACAGATGCTGAAGCTGTCGGAGGAGGTCGGCGAGGTCGCCGAGGCGGTGATCGGGGCGACCGGCCAGAACCCGCGCAAGGGCTTCTCGCACACCTGGGAGGACGTCCAGGGCGAGCTGTGCGACGTGGTGATCACGGCCCTGGTGGCCCTGCGCACGCTCACCCCGGACACCCGCGAGGTCTTCACCCGGCATCTGGCCCGGGTGACGGAACGCTCACTCGGCTGA
- a CDS encoding DoxX family membrane protein: MTCYDRRDLGLLLLRLGTGGVLAAHGAQKLFGWFGGHGLEGTGQFFESVGYAPGRESAAAAGLAEAGGGTLLALGLATPAAGAAAAGAMAGAAAVHTPNGFFNQGGGYEYAASLGLTAAGLAVTGPGRLSLDHALGHAVNRNWMVPAAFAATGLVTALVVGARNRRLRTSEKDEQEALFEETFDE; the protein is encoded by the coding sequence GTGACCTGCTACGACCGACGTGATCTGGGCCTGCTGCTGCTCCGGCTGGGCACCGGCGGGGTACTGGCCGCGCACGGCGCGCAGAAGCTGTTCGGGTGGTTCGGCGGACACGGGCTGGAGGGCACCGGCCAGTTCTTCGAGTCCGTCGGGTACGCGCCCGGCAGGGAGAGCGCCGCGGCGGCGGGGCTGGCCGAGGCCGGCGGCGGCACGCTGCTGGCGCTGGGCCTGGCGACCCCGGCGGCCGGGGCGGCGGCGGCCGGGGCGATGGCCGGGGCGGCCGCGGTGCACACGCCCAACGGCTTCTTCAACCAGGGCGGCGGCTACGAGTACGCGGCGAGCCTGGGCCTGACGGCCGCCGGTCTGGCCGTCACCGGGCCCGGGCGGCTGTCCCTGGACCACGCGCTCGGCCACGCGGTCAACCGGAACTGGATGGTCCCGGCGGCGTTCGCGGCGACCGGGCTGGTGACGGCGCTGGTCGTGGGCGCCCGCAACCGGCGTCTGCGGACGTCGGAGAAGGACGAGCAGGAAGCCCTGTTCGAGGAGACGTTCGACGAGTAG
- a CDS encoding multicopper oxidase family protein, translating to MTMRPSRRALLKAATATGLTAAGLGAAGCGTMTREVSGEQLTSRARLPAPFRVPLPVPVTATATRRRDGGDHYELVQRAARVEILPGLRTEVWGYDGRFPGTTLVGRSGRTTTVRVRNELPVPTSTHLHGGVQAPESDGSPLDLVVPPGYAGPGSPAGHGHSGHGAHAGHMRTRPGDWTFSPGAKTYTYPLRQPAATLWYHDHRMDFSAPQVWRGLAGMFLVHDDVEDALPLPRGERDIPLMICDRAFEEDGALLYPSLDPSLTGEPGVEDAYMEGVTGDVLLVNGAPWPELEVSATRHRFRIVNASNARRYRLELEPGPREGAGFVQVGSDAGLLERPVRHDVLPVAPGERFDVVVDFAAYPVGSTVTLVNTLGTGGTRSVMRFRIVRRERETSRVPERLAGVEPAAAGRPVAERRFDFRLTSGSGGELWTINGRAFDSARVLARPRLGTVERWRFSSDFHHPVHLHLAHFLVVARGGRTPLPSDAGWKDTVDVRPYEVVDVLVRFRGHRGRYMVHCHNLEHEDMAMMANFEVV from the coding sequence ATGACCATGCGGCCGAGCCGACGGGCCCTGCTGAAGGCGGCCACCGCCACCGGGCTCACCGCGGCGGGCCTCGGGGCCGCCGGGTGCGGGACCATGACCCGGGAGGTCTCCGGCGAGCAGCTCACCAGCCGGGCGCGGCTGCCCGCCCCGTTCCGGGTACCGCTGCCGGTACCCGTGACGGCGACCGCCACCCGGCGCCGGGACGGCGGCGACCACTACGAACTCGTCCAGCGGGCCGCCCGCGTGGAGATCCTGCCCGGTCTGCGGACCGAGGTGTGGGGCTACGACGGCCGCTTCCCGGGAACCACCCTGGTGGGCCGGTCGGGGCGCACCACGACGGTACGGGTGCGCAATGAGCTGCCCGTGCCGACCTCCACCCATCTGCACGGCGGCGTCCAGGCCCCGGAGTCCGACGGCTCACCGCTGGATCTCGTCGTCCCGCCGGGGTACGCGGGCCCCGGCTCGCCCGCCGGGCACGGGCACTCCGGTCACGGCGCGCACGCCGGGCACATGCGGACGCGGCCGGGCGACTGGACGTTCTCGCCGGGCGCCAAGACGTACACGTATCCGCTCCGCCAGCCCGCCGCGACGCTCTGGTACCACGACCACCGGATGGACTTCAGCGCGCCGCAGGTGTGGCGCGGGCTGGCCGGGATGTTCCTGGTGCACGACGACGTGGAGGACGCGCTGCCGCTCCCCCGGGGCGAGAGGGACATCCCGCTGATGATCTGCGACCGCGCCTTCGAGGAGGACGGCGCGCTGCTCTACCCCTCGCTGGACCCCTCACTCACCGGTGAACCGGGCGTCGAGGACGCCTACATGGAGGGCGTGACAGGGGACGTGCTGCTCGTGAACGGGGCGCCCTGGCCCGAGTTGGAGGTCTCCGCCACCCGTCACCGGTTCCGCATCGTGAACGCGTCCAACGCGCGTCGCTACCGGCTGGAGCTGGAGCCGGGTCCGCGGGAGGGCGCCGGATTCGTCCAGGTGGGAAGCGACGCCGGGCTGTTGGAGCGTCCGGTCCGGCACGACGTGCTGCCGGTGGCGCCGGGGGAACGGTTCGACGTGGTCGTCGACTTCGCCGCGTATCCGGTCGGCTCGACCGTCACTCTGGTCAACACCCTGGGGACGGGAGGCACGCGGTCGGTGATGCGGTTCCGGATCGTCCGGCGGGAGCGGGAGACCAGCCGGGTTCCCGAGCGGCTCGCCGGCGTGGAGCCGGCGGCGGCCGGGCGGCCGGTGGCCGAGCGGCGGTTCGACTTCCGGCTGACGTCCGGGAGCGGCGGGGAGCTGTGGACGATCAACGGGCGGGCCTTCGACAGCGCCCGGGTGCTGGCCAGGCCCCGCCTCGGCACGGTCGAACGGTGGCGGTTCAGCAGTGACTTCCACCATCCCGTCCATCTGCACCTGGCGCACTTCCTGGTGGTCGCCCGGGGCGGGCGGACGCCGCTGCCCAGTGACGCGGGCTGGAAGGACACGGTGGACGTGCGGCCGTACGAGGTGGTGGACGTGCTGGTGCGGTTCCGCGGGCACCGGGGGCGGTACATGGTCCACTGCCACAACCTGGAGCACGAGGACATGGCGATGATGGCGAACTTCGAGGTGGTGTGA
- a CDS encoding AfsR/SARP family transcriptional regulator, translating to MDITLLGPLNADKDGAPVLPSAAKMRQILALLALHANRVVPVSTLMEELWGYDPPRTGSTTLQTYILRLRRLIDASVRGHCNAKDILVYRHGGYCLSMPTGCVDVLEYDRLAKEGQRLFDTGEDEAAAKVYGEALDLWRGPALADIRCGAVLEIERVRLEESRLGVLERRIDAELSLGRHAELLTELIVLTARQPLHEGLHAQHMIALYRSGRPSEALAAFTKLRHRLVEDLGLDPSPRLQRLQRAILGGDLLLEHPQRGPGRRVLDMFAA from the coding sequence ATGGATATCACCCTGCTGGGGCCGCTCAACGCGGACAAGGACGGCGCCCCGGTCCTGCCGTCCGCAGCCAAGATGCGCCAGATCCTGGCCCTGCTGGCCCTGCACGCCAACCGAGTGGTTCCCGTGTCGACGCTCATGGAGGAGCTCTGGGGCTACGATCCTCCGCGCACCGGGTCCACCACTCTCCAGACCTACATCCTGCGGCTGCGCCGCCTGATCGACGCCTCCGTCCGCGGCCACTGCAACGCCAAGGACATCCTGGTCTACCGCCACGGCGGTTACTGCCTCAGCATGCCCACGGGCTGCGTGGACGTCCTGGAGTACGACCGCCTCGCCAAGGAGGGCCAGCGTCTCTTCGACACCGGCGAGGACGAGGCCGCCGCGAAGGTGTACGGCGAGGCGCTCGACCTGTGGCGCGGCCCGGCGCTGGCCGACATCCGCTGCGGCGCCGTACTGGAGATCGAGCGGGTACGCCTGGAGGAGAGCCGGCTCGGGGTGCTGGAACGCCGTATCGACGCCGAACTGTCCCTCGGCCGGCACGCCGAACTCCTCACGGAGCTGATCGTTCTGACGGCCCGTCAGCCCCTGCACGAGGGTCTGCACGCCCAGCACATGATCGCGCTCTACCGCTCCGGCCGCCCCTCCGAGGCGCTGGCGGCCTTCACCAAGCTGCGCCACCGTCTGGTGGAGGACCTGGGCCTGGACCCCTCCCCCCGGCTCCAGCGGCTCCAGCGGGCCATCCTCGGCGGGGACCTGCTGCTCGAACACCCGCAGCGCGGACCGGGCCGCCGGGTGCTCGACATGTTCGCCGCGTGA